GGTGAAATTGTCAATATAAAAACAAGAGAGAAGCATAAGTTACTACACAGGAGTAGGTGTATATAAAACGTCAGGAGGTTAAGAGTACCGTGTAAGAAGAGCACTGCAAAATAGCTAGGATACTTGATATGAATCCTCccatgaaaggaaaaagaaaaagaaaaactgtacTCTGAGATAACTGTTAGCTTACTCTTTGCTTCCTCCAAAATCAACTGCATAGAAGAATCTGTTGTGAATCCCAATTTTAGCATGATTTCTTCCAAGCGCTTCACATTTTTCAAGTAGAGATAACCAACCTACAAAGTATATAATTGCTTGGTTAAGAAGTGAAAACAATTTCCTGATCACCACTTGACTTCTCAAAACATCAAAAATTGGATCACAAGAACATCTCTTTCTTGCCACAGCGAAAATAAATGATGTAGTCAGGTTCATTTGTAAAGTTTCCCCAAGTGAAGATACAAATAACATGCTACAAATAGATATATCTCAACACAACATGTCAAGCTGAAAACAACATTGATGGTCAACTTCCTTGCTGAAATTTCttatcacttataaaaaaaacttccttGCTGAACTGACaactttcaaaataataaagcaACTGTCAACCAAATGTGCATTTTAATATAGATCAGTATTATCCGAATAAGGCCACAAAGGAACAAGAAACAGACTAATGTTTCCAGTGAAGATGCTCTATTATAAACTGCAGCACCAGCACGTCTCTTTGTCCGTGTTTTAGCTGAACCAATATTCTTTCCCCAGCGAAGAACATCCCTGcaatttaaatcataaattttgcAAGTTAATGTTGTGGTCTGTTACACACAAAGAACATGCCTTCATAGTTTTAGCAAATAGCAATAAACTTTTCTGATCGGTAAAAGGAGTTTTagcaataaactcataaatgaTTTAAGCAGGTGTGTTTTTAAAGATTATACAAAGCATAGAACATACATAATCGTTCTTAGGGCAGAACAAATATGATTTTGTTGGTGAATGGATCAATCCTACTCTTGAATACTCCCCAACTTTTGCCACACAACGTGCTGCTATTTTTGTATTGTAGATATAACACCCACGTTACTAATggcacattttcaaaattgtggAATCCCTGAAAGTCATTCTTCCAACCAATCTGCCAAACCTTGTACTTCACCTATTACCCTCAAAGACGACCACGCACAAATTAATGAAGTATTAGTATTTACTATGTGCCACAACGTCTTTGGAGGTGCTTTCAATTGAGTTTTAGAGAGGTATCAATACTTGAATCTCAATCAAAATATTACATGTATGAAGGCTAGCATCAAATCCGAGTGACAattgagcttaaaattcatgaaatcATTCTTAGTTGCTTCTGAAGAACCCAACCTCAATAGTGAACCTATTGAGCTTAAAAGCCTTGTCACTTATAATCACATATGCCATGAGGGACAATGTGAACTTCTGACACTTCCAAAATTACCTCCATCAATCATGTCACTGACAATATATTTCCCCATAAATAGCACCATCTAAATAAGCTATGGACTATCTACTTATTTATAAACAGATTATGGAGTTCACTGATGCTTGCAAATCATTTTTCTACGAGAACTTCATCTACTTCTTTTGGGAATGACTCTAAATGATCTCCTTAAGCCACGAGATGCTTCAAAATTACATGCTCTCCTTAGTTTTAACTAGTAAACTAGGTGCCCAAGTTGTCCATTCATTTTCAATCCATACTCATTCAGTCATTCTCATCTTCCACAAAAcaaattttccttcaattcaATTCCTTGACTTTAACTCAAATCTCTTCTTCCTACTTCCACTCACTAACGATTCAATATTCGACCTATTCCTGTCCTTGGAAACTccttgaaataagatgagatggtttgtgtttCCAATGACAGGAATAGGTCGAATATTGAACGTCCTTGGAAACTTTTTTCTGCCAGACTATTCTTTTCCGGCTGTCAACATGGAGAACAGGCATAAAAGAGAAATTTCGACTTTCATAATTCTTTACAAGACGAAGGTTCATGGCGGCAAAAGTAGAGTAAGATGATAAAGACCATAAATCTTCTAGTACCTTTCTTCTTCTGATAAGTATTTCTCACTAAGAAGTTTCTGGAGCAATGCATCCTGAAAGAAGAAACACCAATGTTAACATCTTTTGTCTATTTTCATCCGCCCAACAGAGAAAATGcagaacttaatttttttttaaaattaaaaatcacataaCAGCAGCATAAAAAGATTCAGGAATGAGGAAACAGTCCTATACAAGTTAGTAGTCATAAAGAAATGGAACTGGACAGCTACAGGTTAGCCTGAAAATCAATAGCAGAAAACATAAAGGGCAACCGCACCCTATTACTTCCATCTCCCCAAGACATCTATTGGGAGCGAGCCCACATCTGACTCTAACAAAGATGACTTCTAGAAGAAACAAGATGTTTTACATGTTGAGGAGAGTGGGAGTTAGGGTATAGAAAAAGAGTAAACTGCATTAGACAGCAAAATCATCTTCAGCGCAGGAAGCTCAAGtaacaattatatgtaaaaatcccaatccaaaaaaaagaaaggttcATAACACCCCCATGATCATGCTTATTCAACTCAAATGTTCAAACAATGCCGGAACAAAATCTTACTTGTGCTTCACAACGTACAACTGCTGTCACACGATCATTGTATTCTTCAATATTCAGTGGAGGAAACAAAAAGTGCCTGCGAGCATACAGCTGCATATTTTCAGAATTAGTGGAAGTAAGATGTACAGGAAGATAAAATTCAAcagaaaataaatcatattagtCGTTATATTGCAAACTTCACATTTTCATTAAATGTGCCTTTAAACAAATTTCTATAGCAGCAAATCGTAGTTACCACATGTCAACCACCAGAATTATAAACGAACCTCATAGATGCAATCACCAATATATGCTAATGACGCTGCATTAAACGCGGATCGAGGCTTCTGCACTTTTGGAGGACTCGGTAACCACCGCTCGTATCCCATATAACattcatcccgttccacaatttCTTCTACAAATCGGTATTCAATTAAAAAACCATTACGAGAATACTTTGTTTATATCATGGTGAAAAACGTATTCAAAGAATTTGACTGCAACTTAAAATATCAAACCATTATCATCTGTTTCTTTCTAATAACTATTGTTTatagaaaaacaaatatacttttttaaaaagaaacaagCGCTAACATGAAGAAAAACGGAACAgacaaaaagattaaaaaaagaaaagaatgatgcAGGAAATTGGATTGCATGGGACTTCTCGAAATTCAACATTCTCCATCACCGTTTATTTCCCTTCCCACAAATTTTTCAGCCACCCAAAACAACGCAGAAGAAAAAGCTCACTAAAATACCAAATATGTACAGAGAGTAATCACCTACACTGCTGGGGCGCTTGGGGAGGTCCAAAACGGAGGGTTCAGAACGGGTCGTTGCGACAGATAAGGTAACGCTTGGTAGGGTTTTAGGCTTAGATGTGGTGTTAGGGTTTTTCGGGGGTTTTCGTGGGGCGTTGGGGTTGTAAGATAGCCTCTGGTGCGTGTCCCATGAGGCTCTGACCGCCACTCTCGGCGAAGGCACGGATAGTGTTTGCATTCTTCTTCTGGGTGTGGAGTGCTTCCTAAACCCAACGGCCGCGTTAAGCCCTTGATTGGATAACGTGcttcaaaacattttataatttccgaataatataaaatatcttttaatttcgaatcttaatttttttttatctaattattatctacaCACAAAATTCACAGCTCATTCaaacttctatataaaaaaaaatgcaacttttttaaattttaaataaaaatttttataattttataatatttttactcaaattATATGactttgttatgttttgaagatTCCAATGAAATTATCTCCAACTCTGATAAATCGGGTGGTAGGGTGCGTCCAGAGTGGCAGATGCAAGATTTTAGacatgttattaattattgccAATTCCATGGGTTAAACACAACGGATTAACTGTTTACTTGGAATAATTTTCAAGAGAGTTATGCATATGTTAAGGAGACACTTATTCCGCTTTGAAGCCATGCGGGTAGGGTCCTTGGGCTGCGAGGAAACCATAGCTGCAGCTTGGAATTACTCAAGAAATGATACTTCTGTGCGTAATCTGATTGACTCTTTAAAAACTCGTGGTAAGCAACTTACTAGATGGAGTTGATTTCATTTTGGGAATCATTTCTACGGTGGACCAAGGACATAGTTCTTGTGGACAGTTTCATGACatgttttgggaaaaaaatctgGAATTTGAATCTTCCTACCAACCAAACAAAATTTAGTGACTGGCTACATTCTTGGTAATGCAGTGTGTGAATTCTGTTAGATGGCAGTAAAGAGTGCTCTCCATGCTTTGTTTAGTTGTTCTATTATATTTAGGTTGTAGATGACTTTTCTTGAAGATAATAGTTTCAATTTTCATAAGCATTGATGTTTTGATTTGTTGGTTTGGAAAGTGATGCAGATTGCTGACCAGTCTTTCCTTGAAAGGTTCCTAACTATAGCATGGAGTATGTGGAAGTATCAAAACATAAGGTTGTTTAATGAATTTGTTGTTGAACCTTATGATCTTGTTGTTAATAATCTCGATTATGTGGGTAGTTTCCATCAAGTTAAATCTTATCATGGGTTAGTAAACAACTCCTAGTGCTATGTTGGAAGCCTCCTCCATGTGGTAAATGTATGCTTAACTTTGATGGCTTTAATTTTCTTTCGTTACAAAAATATGGTGTGGGTGCTGTACAAAGGAATGAAAAATGTGATATGCTTATGGCAATGTGTCTTAAGAGGAGGGAATTTATGGGGTTGAAGACATTGAGGCTTTAGCAGCATTGCGGGGCATCCAAATGACAATATCCATAGAGATTTTAGACTTGAATCTTGAAGGTGGTCAAGAGATTATTGTGGAGGTCTTGTGTTATGAGAAAGAGTCTTTCTTGTTTTatgtaggggtgggcagcggaaCCTGCACTTTGCTGGGcccctagcgggggcggggatatatatttatactatacatatttataaatatttattatttgtactatatacaaatatagtaatatgtattaattataacttttacttaatattttgtgtaagttgtagtgtgGTAGAATGACCCTTTTATAGATTGTTTTCATAATACAAGTCTCACAATATGAGACTCTTGTATTACATTGGCAATCTATAAAAAGAATATCCTAATACAttacaatttatacaaaatatgcactgtcaagtttttaaattatagtcatatttataaatttaaatttacaatttagattcaaaaatatatttttttatcactttttgatttagaaataatttttaagccTAATAGAATATAGTCTATTATTGAAGTGGGCGGGCGTGGGAAAAGGGCTACCTCCCACCGTATGGTGCGAGTAGCACTATTGTGAAGTTTGTTTATATTGATGTATTTGTCTACGTTTATGTAACTAAAtgacatgtttttttaaaagaatatttcacaattatttataaattattttattaattataaaatattataaaatgtccAAACGAGTCCACGGCATACACGGATGAAAAAACAggcttcttatttatttattattatttttttttatgttgttgtaAATTCAACGGCCCACGTTTTATTCATAGTACGtgttaattttttcttggcTCATTTGACATATGATGTCATATATTAACTAACCATAGATTGATAACTTGATATTCGATATTGGACCACATTACAATCTTTCGATAGTTTTCTAACGAAAGAttgacaaaatatttaattgatcCCATATATACGATGACATACTAATGCCACATATtggccaaataaaaattaatatgtgaCATTAGAATATAAATAACTTTCTTAAAAGCTCgggttttcatttttgaaaatatgagatCCTAGGTACTGGTTTTGCTATTAATCATGtaaataacaaaacttttatgcCTTTTTTGGAAacagaaacggtttcatcttatctcattattacaattttcttaaatttctatacaaaatataataaacaatttaactttttcaaatatcaaaataataataatataaaaaataacattctaataatattttattcaactttcaacttttatctctaactatctcatctcatctcattatctaaatggAACCTTAGTGTATGTGCAAGGCTCAAGCCTTGTCTATGCATGTTTATTATAGGAAATAGAGCTTTTCACAATGAGGGTTGTTAGAGACAGAAAAAAGATATCACAAAAAAATCTCACGTACTGATGTAGCACACTAGCAGCAGTGTACcacgtcacttttttttttcctctctctcccccctccccGTGCCTCCCCCATTCCCTCTCTATTTATCCCCCTTTCCCTCCTCGTTGGCGTTGTATGTCCTACCGGGATGGTTCTAGACCACCATAGATGGCCAAAGAACAAGCCGTCAGCTCAGATCCCACCACCCCAACCACCTAGCAGCGTGTGGTCAACCACGCACATAGTGTGCGAAATGTGGTCCCCAACCACCAACGTGCACGGCGAGCTGCCGTGAGTTCTATGCTGATGATTCCACTTGGATCGTTGGTGTATTTTGCCCATCCTAAGGTGGTCGGGGCACCATGGCCGGTATGGAGATAGAGCATGGGGAGAGGGCAGGTGTGGCGGCATGGGGAGAGGGCAGGTGTGGAGAgaggggagaaagaaagaaaaacaaaatagggGGAGACGTGGCACACTAgcatcaatgtgtgagatctcTTTGTAGGATTATTTTGTGtctataatattttcctttcacaataaatcatttaattatagAGCTTTCTAAAAagttttactataaaaaatttgtttattgcTCAATAAACATTCacttaaaaagtttttaaagttagttatagtaaaaaaaatacgtTAGTTACAGtggtttttaaaaatgagtcgGGCTACTCTGTTGCTTAGAGTAGCTCGCTCAAGTTAACCGATTgtgctatttaatttttattttcaaaattttttaatatatttaaatatttttttaaaaaaatacaccaatacactaatcactaagatattttttttttctcctagcAATACACTTGAGCGGTACTATTGGGGCGGCAAAATAGCTTCTCTCTTtaaaaatatagtattatttgtGGAAAACTTTTCAACAAAAGTTTCAATTTGGTTATTTCGA
This window of the Juglans regia cultivar Chandler chromosome 12, Walnut 2.0, whole genome shotgun sequence genome carries:
- the LOC109007826 gene encoding uncharacterized protein LOC109007826; amino-acid sequence: MQTLSVPSPRVAVRASWDTHQRLSYNPNAPRKPPKNPNTTSKPKTLPSVTLSVATTRSEPSVLDLPKRPSSVEEIVERDECYMGYERWLPSPPKVQKPRSAFNAASLAYIGDCIYELYARRHFLFPPLNIEEYNDRVTAVVRCEAQDALLQKLLSEKYLSEEERDVLRWGKNIGSAKTRTKRRAGAAVYNRASSLETLVGYLYLKNVKRLEEIMLKLGFTTDSSMQLILEEAKSKQVG